From a region of the Lentilactobacillus curieae genome:
- a CDS encoding subtype A tannase yields MKTKTINKFLITAIIALGVIFMVEIKHVSASSTTDKTSATALNKLKINNKKWKYNSKTNVYYQTGISYGTKTVSKKYESMGIYVPGKYVTAKKNASEKTYTVKFNTKKKVKGYTSKTAPIVMPVNTPGYAAQKAPTGYKSEATTFTKAGFIYVLAGARGRGNTYTKSGKLAYSSGSPWGVTDLKAAVRDLRLNKSRLPGNTGRIFTFGHSGGGAQSSLMGSTGDSSLYTPYLKKIGAAITTKSGKKISDAIDGAMAWCPITSLDEADEAYEWNMGQFSSTGTRKSGTWTKELSNDMAKQYASYLNKLGLKTTKGTTLKLNDSGSGIYMSGSYYSYLKAEVTQSLNNFLKDTKFPYKQTTMSGPSGAAAQKGGKPGKKPSGKKSGKMPAAMGNQKSKTYKTVKSYIKSLNKNGTWVKYNAKTNTATITSLSAFVKHLKTASKDVTAFDGLTRNQTENQVFANKKSKGTHFDTNLDKLLVTNADKYSKYSGYKDYTSQFAADFKLKDSVGNTNETRSNMYNPMYYLSSYYSDYKKSKVAKHWRIRTGINQGDTALTTETNLKLALKNYAGVKDVDFATVWGQGHTEAERKGTANGNFIKWVNKSVKSE; encoded by the coding sequence ATGAAGACGAAAACTATTAATAAATTTTTGATTACAGCTATTATTGCTTTAGGAGTTATTTTCATGGTTGAAATTAAGCATGTAAGTGCTAGTTCAACAACAGATAAAACATCTGCAACAGCATTAAACAAATTGAAGATCAATAATAAGAAGTGGAAATACAATTCAAAGACCAACGTGTACTACCAAACAGGAATTAGTTATGGTACTAAAACGGTCAGCAAGAAGTACGAAAGTATGGGTATTTATGTTCCCGGTAAGTACGTTACTGCGAAGAAAAATGCCTCTGAAAAAACCTACACAGTGAAGTTTAATACCAAAAAGAAGGTTAAGGGATATACTTCCAAAACTGCCCCAATTGTGATGCCGGTCAATACTCCTGGCTATGCAGCTCAAAAAGCTCCAACAGGATATAAGTCTGAAGCAACTACCTTTACAAAAGCTGGATTTATTTATGTTCTTGCAGGAGCTAGAGGTAGAGGTAACACCTATACTAAGAGCGGTAAGTTAGCGTATAGTAGTGGCTCTCCTTGGGGCGTTACTGATTTGAAAGCGGCCGTTCGTGACCTACGATTAAACAAGAGTCGTTTACCAGGTAATACTGGTCGTATTTTTACATTCGGTCACAGTGGCGGTGGTGCCCAAAGCTCTTTAATGGGATCAACGGGCGATAGTTCTTTATATACTCCGTACTTGAAGAAGATTGGTGCTGCAATTACCACCAAGAGTGGTAAGAAGATTAGCGATGCAATTGATGGTGCAATGGCATGGTGTCCAATTACCAGTTTAGATGAAGCAGATGAAGCTTATGAGTGGAATATGGGGCAGTTCTCAAGTACAGGTACCAGAAAGAGTGGAACTTGGACTAAGGAATTATCCAATGACATGGCAAAGCAATACGCCAGCTATCTAAATAAATTAGGTTTAAAGACTACAAAGGGAACAACGCTTAAACTTAACGATAGCGGTAGTGGAATCTATATGTCAGGTTCTTATTATAGCTACCTAAAAGCGGAAGTTACTCAATCGTTAAATAACTTCTTGAAGGATACAAAATTCCCTTACAAGCAAACCACAATGTCGGGACCTAGTGGTGCGGCGGCTCAAAAGGGTGGTAAACCAGGTAAAAAGCCGTCAGGAAAAAAGAGTGGTAAAATGCCAGCCGCAATGGGTAACCAAAAGTCCAAGACATACAAGACAGTTAAGTCTTATATTAAGTCTTTAAATAAGAATGGAACTTGGGTTAAGTACAACGCAAAAACGAATACTGCAACCATTACTAGTTTGTCAGCGTTTGTTAAGCATCTAAAGACTGCATCAAAGGATGTTACTGCATTTGATGGTTTGACTAGAAATCAAACTGAAAACCAGGTGTTTGCTAATAAAAAAAGTAAGGGTACTCATTTTGACACTAATTTGGATAAATTACTGGTAACCAATGCTGATAAGTACTCCAAGTACAGTGGCTATAAGGATTACACCAGTCAATTTGCTGCAGATTTTAAGTTAAAGGATAGCGTTGGTAACACAAATGAAACTCGTTCAAATATGTATAATCCAATGTACTACTTATCAAGCTACTACTCAGATTACAAGAAGTCTAAAGTAGCAAAGCACTGGAGAATTAGAACAGGCATTAATCAAGGTGACACCGCATTAACTACTGAAACCAATTTGAAGCTGGCCTTGAAAAACTATGCCGGAGTTAAGGATGTCGACTTTGCTACCGTTTGGGGGCAGGGACACACTGAAGCTGAACGTAAGGGAACGGCAAATGGCAACTTTATCAAATGGGTAAATAAGAGCGTTAAGTCAGAATAG
- the arcD gene encoding arginine-ornithine antiporter encodes MDTNSHPGGNPSGIGFMSLTAMVVTSSIGAGVFALTTDLAKAASPGPALIAWLIVGVGIMALALSMMNLVAKRPDIEGVFAYAEEGFGEYAGFISGWGYWLSSWMGNVAFATVMMSAIGYFIPVFKSGSNVPSILVASCVSWILTYIVNRGVESAALLNAVITICKLIPLFTFIVFAIIMFKGHIFTASFWNNLSGNFNGGSGIGTQIKNCLMVLMWVFVGIEGATMMSSRAKKKSDVGKATVLGLCCLLVIYILASILPYGYMTRAELTNINQPAMVYIFKDMVGTWGGAMISAGLFVSTLGSWLSWTMLPAETVMLMAERDLLPKAFGKTNKHGAPTFSLIISGLLIQVFLCTLIFTDQAYNFAYSLCTAAIVISYIFVAAYQVKYSIQNIHDKGNWLQLIIGLVALIFETVAIYLAGLEYLLLCCIAYIPGFFLFMKGRNNKHNRNWLSKRELITTLVILAAAIGGFILIFTGNVSF; translated from the coding sequence ATGGATACAAATAGTCACCCTGGAGGTAATCCTTCAGGAATTGGTTTTATGTCGTTAACTGCAATGGTAGTTACATCATCAATTGGTGCAGGGGTATTCGCCCTGACTACTGATTTGGCTAAAGCTGCTTCACCGGGACCTGCGCTAATTGCGTGGTTGATCGTCGGTGTTGGAATTATGGCCTTGGCATTGAGTATGATGAATCTGGTTGCTAAGCGCCCCGACATTGAAGGGGTGTTTGCGTATGCCGAGGAAGGCTTCGGCGAGTACGCTGGTTTTATTAGTGGCTGGGGGTACTGGTTGTCATCATGGATGGGAAACGTTGCGTTTGCCACGGTTATGATGAGTGCAATTGGGTACTTCATTCCGGTATTTAAATCGGGATCGAACGTGCCGTCCATCTTAGTTGCCAGTTGTGTTTCGTGGATTTTGACTTACATCGTTAATCGTGGGGTTGAAAGTGCTGCGTTGCTAAATGCGGTAATCACGATTTGCAAATTGATCCCATTATTTACCTTTATTGTATTTGCAATTATTATGTTTAAGGGGCACATCTTTACTGCATCATTCTGGAATAATTTGAGTGGTAACTTTAACGGTGGATCCGGAATTGGTACTCAAATCAAGAACTGTTTGATGGTTTTGATGTGGGTGTTTGTCGGAATCGAAGGGGCGACAATGATGTCGTCTCGGGCTAAGAAGAAGAGTGACGTTGGTAAGGCAACTGTCCTAGGGCTTTGTTGCTTGCTAGTCATTTATATTCTGGCATCAATTCTGCCCTATGGCTACATGACGCGTGCGGAGTTAACTAACATCAACCAACCTGCCATGGTTTACATTTTTAAGGATATGGTAGGAACTTGGGGTGGTGCAATGATTAGTGCTGGCCTGTTTGTTTCGACCTTGGGTTCATGGCTTTCCTGGACAATGTTACCAGCTGAAACGGTTATGTTGATGGCTGAACGCGACTTGTTGCCAAAGGCATTTGGAAAGACTAACAAGCATGGTGCCCCAACATTCTCACTAATCATTAGTGGCTTGTTGATTCAGGTATTCCTATGTACGTTGATTTTTACCGATCAAGCTTATAACTTTGCTTATTCGTTATGTACCGCAGCCATTGTTATTAGTTACATCTTCGTTGCTGCCTACCAAGTTAAGTATTCGATTCAAAACATCCACGACAAGGGAAATTGGTTGCAATTGATCATCGGCCTAGTTGCCTTGATTTTTGAAACGGTTGCGATTTATCTTGCGGGGCTTGAGTACTTACTACTCTGTTGTATTGCCTACATTCCGGGCTTCTTCTTGTTCATGAAGGGAAGGAACAACAAGCACAACCGAAATTGGTTATCTAAGCGTGAATTAATTACCACACTGGTAATTCTAGCTGCCGCAATCGGTGGATTTATCTTAATCTTTACTGGAAATGTTTCATTTTAA
- a CDS encoding APC family permease, whose amino-acid sequence MDSSNTTKIGLFQLVMLTLGSLIGSGWLFGSWEASKVAGPAAIISWVVGGLVIATIAYNYIELGAMFPEAGGMSKYAQYSHGPMLGFIASWANWISLITLIPIEAVAAVQYMSSWPWSFAKWTHGFLKNGTITTPDLLMVFVFIIVFTLLNYWSVTLLTKFTSFISIFKIGIPILTIIMLTVSGFHPENYGHSLHEFMPYGSAPIFSATATAGIIFSFNAFQTVINMGSEIKDSKRNIMRGIMISLLISGAIYIVLQSVFITSMDTSFLHHYGWNGISFNSPFADLAILLGIHWLSVLLYMDAFVSPFGTGVSFAASTARALYAMESNQHIPSFIGKINQKYGIPRVALVVNALLSMLMVSVFRSWATLATVICTSTLIAYLTGPVTAVSFRKMAPNFKRPIRLKHLGFMAPLSFVLASLAIYWAMWPTTVEVILVIVIGLPLYYFYEYKAGFVNTRKAFWSSLWMITYLAFLSLASYGGSREFNGMNWIHYPYDFLVIIIAALVFYYWGVKSHHVFADFYQAEKLNESVEE is encoded by the coding sequence ATGGATTCGTCAAACACAACGAAAATCGGTTTATTTCAACTTGTAATGTTAACCTTAGGATCACTGATTGGCTCAGGGTGGTTATTTGGTTCCTGGGAGGCTTCAAAGGTAGCCGGTCCCGCAGCCATTATTTCTTGGGTCGTAGGTGGTCTCGTGATTGCGACGATCGCGTACAATTATATTGAACTTGGAGCAATGTTTCCCGAAGCTGGTGGAATGAGTAAGTACGCACAGTACTCTCATGGCCCGATGCTTGGTTTCATCGCTTCATGGGCTAACTGGATCTCACTAATTACATTGATCCCAATTGAAGCCGTAGCCGCGGTTCAGTACATGAGCTCATGGCCATGGTCATTTGCTAAATGGACCCACGGATTCTTAAAAAACGGAACCATCACGACCCCTGATCTATTGATGGTATTCGTATTCATCATCGTCTTTACACTGTTAAACTACTGGTCAGTTACTTTATTGACCAAGTTCACCAGTTTTATCTCGATATTTAAAATCGGGATTCCAATTCTGACAATTATCATGCTGACAGTTTCTGGATTTCATCCTGAAAATTATGGTCACTCACTTCATGAGTTTATGCCTTACGGCTCTGCCCCAATTTTCTCAGCAACTGCCACAGCCGGAATCATCTTCTCCTTTAACGCTTTCCAAACAGTTATTAACATGGGAAGTGAAATCAAGGATTCTAAACGAAACATCATGCGCGGAATTATGATTTCCCTGCTAATTAGTGGGGCGATCTACATCGTGCTTCAAAGTGTGTTCATCACTTCAATGGATACTAGTTTCCTTCACCATTATGGCTGGAACGGAATTAGCTTTAATTCCCCATTTGCTGATTTAGCAATTTTGTTAGGGATTCACTGGCTCTCTGTTCTATTGTATATGGATGCGTTTGTTTCTCCTTTTGGTACCGGCGTTTCCTTTGCGGCCTCAACTGCACGGGCCCTTTATGCCATGGAGTCAAACCAACACATCCCCAGCTTTATTGGAAAAATCAACCAAAAGTATGGGATTCCTCGGGTTGCCCTCGTGGTAAACGCCCTGCTTAGTATGCTGATGGTATCTGTATTTAGATCATGGGCAACATTGGCAACAGTTATCTGTACGTCAACGTTAATCGCCTATCTGACAGGTCCGGTCACTGCAGTTTCATTTAGAAAGATGGCTCCTAATTTCAAACGGCCAATTCGTTTGAAGCACTTAGGGTTCATGGCGCCATTGTCATTCGTACTAGCTTCCTTAGCTATTTACTGGGCAATGTGGCCAACCACAGTTGAAGTTATCTTGGTAATCGTAATCGGGTTGCCACTCTACTACTTCTACGAATACAAAGCCGGATTTGTTAACACCAGAAAAGCCTTCTGGTCGTCACTTTGGATGATCACCTACCTCGCCTTTCTATCCTTAGCATCTTATGGTGGAAGTCGTGAGTTTAACGGAATGAACTGGATTCACTATCCATACGATTTCTTGGTAATCATCATTGCTGCCTTAGTCTTTTATTACTGGGGTGTGAAGAGTCACCATGTATTTGCTGACTTCTATCAAGCAGAAAAGTTGAATGAATCGGTGGAAGAATAA
- a CDS encoding FAD-dependent oxidoreductase gives MKYIVIGGIAGGPSFATRLSRIDENAEIIILEKGSAISVASCAIPYYLSGVIKNRDDLVERTPEILKQKNNIDVRLHNEVNQINPADKTLTITNLADGEQYTESYDRLVLATGASPTFPNIPGIKDAPNAFILRSISQADKIKDFIDQNHPQSVIVVGAGTIGIELAEAFKELGLDVSIVEQSGQVAAPFDSEITDIIKEHLEQKGIHLYLNQTVASIADGGHTVNYADGTAHTTDMVFLGTGVKPNSEIAKAAGISTTPDGHIPVDDRLATNVEDIYAIGDVIETTSLIDHQPIASLLSSAANRQGHLLADILNGEPFRYHGFIGAGATKIFDLTASFVGYTEQALIQKGVTNYKTVFITPYDHAYFYPDADRVNFKLIFEDGTGKILGGQAVGRNGIDKRISQLSVAITGNLSVFDLPALEIPYSPPYSSTRDILNIAGYVAINQLTNKFNSIKLTDIPVEDYDHAVFLDIREDDKKMTGTITPTIHIPLSELRNRINEVPTKKKVYITFRKGLGPYNASRILAGNGINAIIIEE, from the coding sequence ATGAAATATATCGTAATTGGCGGCATCGCCGGTGGTCCATCATTTGCAACTAGACTTTCTCGAATCGATGAAAATGCTGAAATTATCATTTTAGAAAAGGGATCGGCAATTTCAGTTGCCAGTTGTGCAATCCCCTACTACCTCAGTGGAGTTATCAAAAACCGGGACGACTTAGTTGAACGGACACCGGAGATTTTAAAACAAAAGAACAACATTGATGTCCGGCTTCATAACGAAGTCAATCAAATCAATCCAGCTGACAAAACGCTGACAATCACCAACCTTGCGGACGGCGAACAGTACACCGAAAGCTATGACCGCCTCGTTTTAGCTACCGGAGCTAGTCCAACCTTCCCTAATATTCCTGGAATTAAAGACGCACCAAACGCATTTATTCTCAGAAGTATCAGCCAAGCAGATAAGATTAAAGACTTCATTGACCAAAACCACCCTCAATCAGTAATCGTTGTTGGTGCCGGAACAATTGGAATCGAGCTCGCTGAGGCATTCAAGGAACTCGGACTCGATGTTTCAATTGTGGAGCAAAGTGGCCAGGTTGCCGCCCCATTTGATAGCGAAATCACAGATATCATTAAGGAACATCTTGAACAAAAAGGCATTCATCTCTACTTAAACCAGACTGTAGCAAGCATTGCGGACGGCGGTCACACAGTTAACTACGCTGACGGAACTGCCCACACTACTGATATGGTATTTTTAGGCACTGGAGTCAAACCAAACTCAGAAATTGCTAAGGCTGCTGGAATCAGCACAACTCCAGATGGTCATATTCCAGTCGATGATCGCTTAGCAACTAACGTTGAAGATATTTATGCAATCGGAGATGTAATCGAAACTACCAGCTTAATTGACCACCAACCAATCGCTAGTTTGCTGTCCAGTGCTGCTAACCGTCAGGGACACCTACTTGCGGACATTTTGAACGGGGAGCCATTCAGATACCATGGATTTATTGGTGCAGGGGCCACAAAAATATTCGATTTAACTGCCAGCTTTGTTGGCTACACAGAACAAGCATTGATTCAAAAGGGTGTGACTAACTACAAAACCGTATTCATCACCCCTTACGACCATGCATATTTCTATCCTGACGCCGACCGGGTTAACTTCAAACTAATTTTTGAAGATGGCACTGGAAAGATTCTTGGTGGCCAAGCAGTTGGGAGAAATGGAATTGATAAACGGATTTCTCAACTTTCAGTTGCCATTACGGGTAACCTATCCGTATTCGACCTTCCAGCTCTAGAAATCCCATACTCACCACCATATTCATCAACTAGAGATATATTGAATATTGCTGGTTACGTGGCAATCAACCAACTTACTAATAAGTTCAATAGCATCAAACTCACTGACATCCCCGTTGAAGACTATGACCACGCAGTTTTCTTAGATATTCGTGAGGATGACAAAAAGATGACTGGGACAATCACCCCAACCATCCACATCCCGCTATCTGAATTACGTAATCGGATCAATGAGGTTCCAACCAAGAAAAAGGTTTATATCACGTTTAGGAAGGGGCTTGGTCCTTACAACGCCAGCAGAATCCTTGCCGGTAACGGAATCAATGCAATTATTATCGAAGAATAA